The Odocoileus virginianus isolate 20LAN1187 ecotype Illinois chromosome 27, Ovbor_1.2, whole genome shotgun sequence genome has a window encoding:
- the LOC110141820 gene encoding prolactin, translating into MVSHYIHNLSSEMFNEFDKRYAQGKGFITMALNSCHTSSLPTPEDKEQAQQTHHEVLMSLILGLLRSWNDPLYHLVTEVRGMKGAPDAILSRAIEIEEENKRLLEGMEMIFGQVLPGAKETEPYPVWSGLPSLQTKDEDARHSAFYNLLHCLRRDSSKIDTYLKLLNCRIIYNNNC; encoded by the exons ATGGTGTCCCACTACATCCATAACCTCTCCTCGGAAATGTTCAACGAATTT GATAAACGGTATGCCCAGGGCAAAGGGTTCATTACCATGGCTCTCAACAGCTGCCATAcctcctccctccctacccctgAAGACAAAGAACAAGCCCAACAGACCCAC CATGAAGTCCTTATGAGCTTGATTCTTGGGTTGCTGCGCTCCTGGAATGACCCTCTGTATCACCTAGTCACGGAGGTGCGGGGTATGAAAGGAGCCCCAGATGCTATCCTATCGAGGGCCATAGAGATTGAGGAAGAAAACAAACGACTTCTGGAAGGCATGGAGATGATCTTTGGCCAG GTTCTTCCTGGAGCCAAAGAGACTGAGCCCTACCCTGTGTGGTCCGGACTCCCTTCCCTGCAAACCAAGGATGAAGATGCGCGTCATTCTGCTTTTTATAACCTGCTCCACTGCCTGCGCAGGGATTCAAGCAAGATTGACACTTACCTTAAGCTCCTGAATTGCAGAATCATCTACAACAACAACTGCTAA